The following coding sequences lie in one bacterium genomic window:
- a CDS encoding CotH kinase family protein, translating to MIIKESSAHNRFLSNLGKILKNNRIIIAVLVLGLYSWLLFNVGVLAHKKGLTGKIKKAISYGCNVPYKYIKGLTSNPKQITIDIKHKNFQKLEYKRQIALAMNNLFVTEDDYVPADIRYKDKILKARIRLKGDNTDHLQGQKWSFRIKISGGKTLWGMKQFSIHHPKTRNYISEWIFHQALKREDVISLRYEFVDVILNGKHLGIYAMEEHFEKRLVEHNQRREGPIVRFNENLLWNEVVQIDERFPGAERNGYGDYLASDIDAFQTGKILSDPAGYLQFIKASSLLESFRKGKLKTSEVFDVHKMAAFFAITDMMCAFHGARWHNTRFYYNPVTSLLEPIGFDADSGGEIDSLCSTKAGIYINNDSGSMLHSCRPYYATLFNDESFFREYIAALERVSNPAYLDSFFSAVKEELENNLNILYKEFPYYSLKRHVLYQNQKYIRAMLNPFKGLHAYFRASGENRIQLDLGSIQSFPIEVINVFYKDSIIFNPETKALLHARLRPELVDYQTVSFILPEGFVWAKTMVSDLKVHYRLLGTSRLRYETVFLWPYLDYSSISKDLIRQSTELNNLDFLTVDEKSKKILFKSGKWNLTDNLIIPEGYTVTAGEGLKLNLCNSAKILSYSPITFIGSKENPILIYSSDSTGQGIIVMNAHKESLIKHVNFNNLANPSHSGWELTGAVTFHESPVEISYCQFTRNRSEDALNIIRTEFKIDNTLFSKTASDAFDSDFSKGDIVDSSFVNCGNDAIDISGTVINLKNIFIDGAGDKGLSVGENSEMNIDQVKIVNSEIAVCSKDMSEITGSDVSLQNNKIGFTVFQKKSEFGASSIVVSKVEMENISVPYLVETNSNLIIDGEIKTSNNESVKDILYGVKYGKSSR from the coding sequence ATGATAATAAAAGAATCAAGTGCCCATAATAGATTCTTAAGTAATCTTGGAAAGATTCTCAAAAACAATAGAATTATTATTGCTGTCTTAGTGCTGGGATTGTATTCATGGCTGCTGTTTAATGTTGGCGTTCTTGCGCATAAAAAAGGACTTACTGGCAAAATAAAAAAGGCAATATCATACGGCTGTAATGTGCCGTATAAATATATAAAAGGGTTAACCAGCAATCCGAAACAAATTACAATTGATATTAAACATAAAAATTTTCAAAAACTTGAGTATAAAAGACAAATTGCGCTTGCAATGAATAACTTGTTTGTGACGGAAGACGACTATGTCCCTGCTGACATCCGCTATAAAGATAAAATACTTAAAGCAAGAATACGACTAAAGGGTGATAATACTGACCACCTGCAGGGTCAGAAATGGTCATTTAGAATAAAGATAAGTGGAGGGAAAACGCTCTGGGGGATGAAACAATTTTCTATTCATCATCCTAAAACAAGAAACTACATATCCGAGTGGATATTTCATCAAGCGCTTAAGAGAGAAGATGTTATATCATTACGATATGAGTTTGTTGATGTCATACTTAATGGCAAACATCTTGGTATCTATGCCATGGAGGAACACTTTGAAAAAAGACTTGTTGAGCATAATCAGCGAAGAGAAGGACCTATTGTGCGGTTTAATGAGAATTTACTCTGGAATGAAGTTGTGCAAATTGACGAGAGATTTCCCGGCGCAGAAAGAAATGGCTATGGAGATTATTTAGCAAGTGATATTGATGCATTTCAGACTGGGAAAATTCTTTCTGATCCGGCAGGTTATCTCCAATTCATAAAAGCAAGCAGTCTGCTTGAATCATTCAGAAAAGGTAAGTTAAAAACAAGTGAGGTTTTTGACGTTCATAAAATGGCGGCTTTTTTTGCAATAACAGATATGATGTGCGCTTTTCATGGAGCAAGGTGGCACAACACAAGATTTTATTATAATCCAGTAACCTCTTTGTTAGAACCAATTGGTTTTGATGCAGACAGCGGAGGGGAAATTGATTCATTGTGTTCAACTAAAGCCGGAATTTATATAAATAACGATTCAGGGTCAATGCTACATAGTTGCCGTCCATATTATGCAACACTTTTTAATGATGAATCGTTCTTCAGGGAATATATAGCCGCTCTGGAACGAGTTTCTAACCCTGCATATCTGGATTCGTTTTTCTCAGCAGTAAAAGAGGAATTAGAAAACAATTTAAATATTCTTTATAAAGAATTCCCTTATTACAGCCTTAAGAGGCATGTTCTATATCAGAACCAGAAATACATTAGGGCAATGTTAAATCCTTTTAAAGGGTTGCATGCATATTTCCGTGCATCAGGGGAAAATAGAATTCAGCTTGATCTTGGAAGCATTCAGTCATTCCCAATTGAAGTGATAAATGTTTTCTATAAGGATTCAATCATCTTTAATCCTGAAACTAAAGCGTTATTACATGCAAGACTTCGTCCGGAACTGGTTGATTATCAAACCGTCAGCTTCATCCTTCCTGAGGGCTTTGTCTGGGCAAAGACAATGGTTTCGGATTTAAAGGTTCATTACAGGCTTTTAGGAACAAGCCGCTTACGGTATGAAACTGTTTTCTTATGGCCTTATTTGGACTACAGTTCTATTTCAAAGGATTTGATCAGACAGTCGACTGAGTTAAATAATTTAGATTTTTTGACAGTAGATGAAAAGAGCAAAAAGATTCTTTTCAAATCCGGCAAATGGAATTTGACGGATAATTTAATTATCCCTGAAGGTTATACAGTAACTGCTGGTGAAGGATTAAAACTTAATTTATGCAATTCCGCTAAAATTCTAAGCTATTCACCGATTACATTTATCGGCTCGAAAGAGAATCCAATTCTCATTTATTCTTCTGATTCTACCGGGCAGGGAATTATTGTCATGAATGCGCATAAAGAGTCATTGATAAAACATGTTAATTTTAACAACTTAGCCAATCCATCACATAGTGGATGGGAATTGACAGGAGCTGTGACCTTCCATGAATCTCCTGTAGAAATTTCATATTGCCAATTTACGCGAAATAGATCAGAGGATGCTCTTAATATAATCAGAACCGAGTTTAAAATTGATAACACGCTTTTTAGCAAAACCGCCTCAGACGCTTTTGATAGTGATTTCAGCAAAGGGGATATTGTCGATTCTTCCTTTGTTAACTGTGGAAATGATGCCATTGATATTTCAGGAACTGTTATTAATTTGAAAAATATTTTCATAGATGGAGCCGGAGATAAAGGGCTAAGCGTTGGTGAGAATAGCGAAATGAATATTGATCAAGTAAAAATAGTAAATTCAGAAATTGCAGTTTGCAGTAAAGATATGTCAGAGATAACAGGTTCCGATGTTAGTCTTCAAAATAATAAGATTGGTTTTACTGTATTTCAAAAAAAATCTGAATTTGGTGCAAGTAGCATTGTGGTTTCAAAAGTAGAAATGGAAAATATCTCAGTTCCGTATCTGGTTGAAACTAACTCTAATTTAATTATTGATGGAGAAATAAAAACTTCTAATAACGAGAGCGTTAAAGATATTTTGTATGGAGTGAAGTATGGCAAAAGCAGTAGATAA
- a CDS encoding polyphosphate polymerase domain-containing protein, with protein sequence MAKAVDNYRYERKFFISDITRHDVESIVKLHPAMFSAIFHQRFVNSIYFDAIDFRNYFDNVNGSSHRIKIRIRWYGELFGHINKPVLELKIKNESLNRKQAYPLHPFDFNNGFAAEEILDIINKSDVPEIIKINSLKPMLLTHYRRKYFRSADGNYRITIDTDLVFYHIYFQKNLFINKLTDDINVILELKYNQDMDNNANRITNFFPFRLSKSSKYVTGIDKLYIC encoded by the coding sequence ATGGCAAAAGCAGTAGATAATTACCGTTATGAACGGAAATTTTTTATTTCAGATATAACAAGACACGACGTGGAATCTATTGTTAAACTGCATCCTGCTATGTTTTCTGCAATATTTCATCAGCGTTTTGTAAACAGTATATACTTTGATGCCATTGATTTTAGGAATTATTTTGATAATGTTAATGGTTCATCTCATAGAATAAAAATTCGCATTCGCTGGTATGGAGAATTGTTTGGACATATAAACAAACCTGTTTTGGAATTAAAGATCAAGAATGAATCGTTAAATAGGAAACAGGCATATCCCCTACATCCATTTGATTTTAACAATGGTTTTGCTGCTGAAGAAATATTGGATATCATTAACAAATCGGATGTTCCCGAAATAATAAAAATAAACTCTTTAAAACCAATGCTTCTTACCCATTACCGTAGAAAATATTTCAGATCTGCAGACGGAAATTATCGTATTACAATTGATACTGATTTAGTTTTCTATCATATTTACTTCCAAAAGAATCTATTCATTAACAAATTAACTGATGACATCAATGTAATTCTGGAATTAAAGTACAATCAAGATATGGACAATAATGCAAATCGCATAACTAATTTTTTCCCTTTTCGTTTGTCTAAAAGTTCAAAGTATGTGACAGGTATTGATAAATTGTATATTTGCTGA
- a CDS encoding FAD-dependent oxidoreductase, which yields MPKHVIVLGAGISGLSAAWRLSDNGIKVDVLEAEPFAGGLAGTVRDGNYSLDFGPHSFFSEDQGIVDAVLRLFDNKLQPKSRDVKFYYRGKYIDYPLTAKSVLFDMGFCSGIQASWSFLKSRLFPCKRVALEGEDETVEEWAIASFGEYLYRIFFKPYSEQFWKTPCSELSSRCIPTHTRMSFINTLKLLLHKKVSKNKDSLIEREILPTYYPDTGFGEIAERIVKKIEKNQGRVHLACEVVGITELPNKKILISYKHNGQYKKMEGDYIISTLPLPPLIKMLKASVPQEVLASADKLDYQSLVLLGIVTHKKDILNSGYVYQLNKPYNRISEMNNFSPNTSPAEENIITVEITCSKDSTAWAATKEELFDICIGGLAEDGFLGLGDVKRLFLIKAQYAYPIYRKDYAAHLRKTMDYLKTCRSLTTLGRCGEFMYMDIDKCMRRAFDFVDDNIKEFRD from the coding sequence ATGCCAAAACATGTCATTGTTTTAGGGGCAGGAATTTCAGGTCTGAGTGCAGCTTGGCGTCTTAGCGATAACGGCATTAAAGTAGATGTCTTAGAAGCCGAGCCGTTTGCAGGCGGTTTAGCTGGCACTGTTCGCGACGGCAACTATTCATTAGATTTTGGACCGCACTCTTTTTTCTCTGAGGACCAGGGGATTGTTGATGCTGTTCTGAGACTATTCGACAATAAATTACAGCCCAAGTCAAGAGATGTCAAATTTTATTATAGAGGTAAATATATCGATTATCCCTTAACGGCAAAAAGTGTTCTTTTCGATATGGGTTTTTGTTCCGGTATACAGGCGTCATGGAGTTTTTTAAAAAGTAGACTTTTCCCTTGTAAGCGGGTTGCACTAGAGGGTGAGGATGAAACTGTAGAAGAGTGGGCAATTGCAAGTTTTGGAGAATATCTCTACCGAATATTTTTTAAACCATATTCCGAGCAATTTTGGAAAACACCTTGTTCTGAACTATCCTCAAGATGTATTCCAACACATACGCGGATGAGCTTTATAAATACATTGAAACTCCTGCTCCATAAGAAGGTTAGCAAAAACAAAGATTCCCTTATTGAACGCGAAATATTGCCTACCTACTATCCCGATACAGGTTTCGGTGAAATTGCTGAACGAATTGTAAAAAAAATAGAAAAAAATCAGGGTCGTGTGCACCTTGCCTGTGAGGTTGTGGGCATTACTGAGCTTCCTAATAAAAAGATACTCATTTCTTACAAGCATAACGGTCAATATAAAAAAATGGAAGGTGATTATATTATCTCAACTTTACCACTTCCTCCGCTAATCAAGATGCTCAAAGCATCTGTTCCACAGGAAGTGCTAGCTTCAGCTGACAAATTAGATTATCAATCGTTGGTGTTGCTTGGTATAGTCACACATAAAAAGGATATCCTAAATTCCGGATATGTATATCAGCTAAATAAACCATATAATCGCATATCGGAGATGAATAATTTTAGCCCCAATACTAGTCCGGCTGAAGAGAATATTATTACGGTCGAAATTACATGTTCAAAAGATAGTACTGCATGGGCAGCAACTAAAGAAGAGTTGTTTGATATATGTATTGGCGGTCTGGCTGAAGATGGTTTTCTAGGACTAGGTGATGTAAAACGGTTATTTCTGATTAAGGCTCAATATGCATATCCTATTTATCGCAAAGACTATGCAGCTCACCTGAGGAAAACTATGGATTATTTAAAAACATGCAGATCGCTTACTACCCTTGGACGATGTGGCGAGTTTATGTATATGGATATAGATAAATGCATGAGAAGAGCCTTTGACTTTGTAGATGATAATATAAAAGAGTTTAGAGATTAA
- a CDS encoding DegT/DnrJ/EryC1/StrS family aminotransferase, with the protein MQSVDESVKDLLSGEGRDIPLFKVFMPESVMEPLRKVLFSGYIGEGPIVEEFEHKLAPYFDNNNVLTLNNGTAALQLALRLANVGCGDEVISTAMTCSATNEPIMAMGAKIVWADINPWTGDIDPEDVAKKITSKTKAIMCVHWGGYPCDLDELNAIAAEHEIKLIEDAAHAFGSTYHGKLIGSQSDFACFSFQAIKEMTTIDGGALVCKSNADCQRGRLLRWYGIDRKAKRNDLRCEADIVEYGYKFHMNDVTAVIGLEQLKYVDKTIKKHRSNAAQYDKAFKDLKTVRSLRYKNDRSSVFWLYTIRVKNLLRFMEHMKKARITVSQVHARNDTHTMFKNFRSNLPGVDEFVSEQVSIPVGWWLTDKDLQYIISAVTEYDIIAKTE; encoded by the coding sequence ATGCAGAGTGTTGATGAATCAGTAAAAGATTTATTATCCGGTGAAGGCAGAGATATTCCTCTGTTTAAGGTTTTTATGCCTGAAAGCGTTATGGAGCCTTTACGTAAGGTCTTATTCAGCGGTTACATAGGCGAGGGGCCAATAGTGGAGGAATTTGAACACAAGCTTGCACCGTACTTTGATAATAATAATGTGTTAACATTGAATAACGGAACAGCAGCCTTGCAGTTGGCGCTCAGGCTGGCAAATGTAGGTTGCGGCGACGAAGTTATCTCAACCGCTATGACTTGTTCGGCAACAAATGAACCAATAATGGCAATGGGGGCAAAAATTGTCTGGGCGGATATCAATCCATGGACTGGCGACATTGATCCTGAAGATGTTGCCAAAAAAATAACTTCAAAAACAAAGGCCATTATGTGTGTTCATTGGGGCGGATATCCTTGTGATCTGGACGAATTAAACGCCATTGCTGCTGAACACGAAATAAAATTAATTGAAGACGCCGCTCATGCTTTTGGTTCGACTTATCATGGAAAATTAATTGGCTCACAGTCTGATTTTGCGTGTTTTTCCTTCCAGGCAATTAAAGAGATGACAACTATAGATGGAGGCGCATTGGTTTGCAAATCCAATGCTGATTGTCAACGAGGCAGATTGCTTAGGTGGTACGGCATTGACCGTAAAGCTAAACGCAATGACCTTCGCTGTGAAGCGGATATTGTTGAATACGGATATAAATTCCATATGAATGATGTAACTGCAGTAATAGGTCTTGAGCAGCTCAAGTATGTGGACAAAACTATAAAAAAACATCGCTCTAATGCCGCTCAATATGATAAAGCATTTAAAGACCTCAAGACCGTGCGATCTTTAAGATACAAGAACGACCGCTCTAGTGTTTTCTGGCTTTATACTATAAGGGTTAAAAATCTCCTAAGATTTATGGAACATATGAAAAAAGCGCGTATTACTGTTTCGCAGGTTCATGCGAGGAATGATACTCACACTATGTTTAAAAATTTTAGAAGCAATTTGCCCGGAGTAGATGAATTTGTCTCTGAACAGGTTTCAATACCTGTGGGATGGTGGTTAACAGACAAAGATTTGCAGTACATTATTAGTGCAGTCACAGAATACGATATAATTGCGAAAACAGAATGA
- a CDS encoding cobalamin-dependent protein (Presence of a B(12) (cobalamin)-binding domain implies dependence on cobalamin itself, in one of its several forms, or in some unusual lineages, dependence on a cobalamin-like analog.), producing the protein MMKVALITFGNEESYGLLFVGGELLRFKQKIRYFDAEMEDIVAQVVLWQPDFIFFSPMTTFFSWSLRISKEIKKSIPKVLSVFGGHHATSCPDISKLDGVDIVVVGPVRGSIDKILKKEQGIIQTIPTTSADLPMPARREYYRDIPRMAKRYRKVMLSMLGCPWNCSYCSSSSSHVRRIFGHESHKRYFLGRRPINAVIAEAKEIKKYNTAEIEWVDDDMFCGADVETWMPEFVSIWEKEIDLPMYISTTSHSALKISDNVLATLKKIVNCIGVGIQAIRPESLKLFNRTWDNEPKMKAAYERMRSFGYAVNLQCIVGLPVDEPVEDALDTVKAMQRIGSGSICSCYPLMIYPGTAMEKYCREKGFRLNDACNGDTNSAIPNIAFSPRTTKRLRNICKLATLFVKYNISEKWMRALIDIDFDTKTSKMLSMTRYFECVKDRLKEKGEKIFNEVIHDMNLRY; encoded by the coding sequence ATGATGAAGGTTGCGTTAATCACTTTTGGTAATGAAGAGAGTTATGGACTGTTGTTTGTAGGTGGCGAATTATTGCGGTTCAAGCAGAAGATTCGATACTTTGACGCTGAGATGGAAGATATCGTAGCGCAGGTTGTTCTATGGCAGCCCGATTTTATCTTTTTTTCTCCAATGACAACGTTCTTCTCTTGGTCTTTGCGTATCAGCAAGGAAATAAAAAAGTCTATCCCTAAAGTTTTATCTGTTTTTGGAGGACATCATGCAACTTCATGTCCGGATATATCAAAATTGGATGGAGTAGATATAGTCGTAGTTGGCCCTGTAAGAGGGTCAATAGACAAGATCCTAAAAAAGGAGCAGGGTATTATACAAACCATACCTACGACATCTGCAGATCTTCCTATGCCAGCCAGGAGAGAATATTACAGGGATATCCCGAGGATGGCCAAACGTTATCGCAAGGTAATGCTTTCAATGCTGGGTTGTCCATGGAATTGCTCCTATTGCAGCTCCTCTTCCAGCCATGTGCGAAGAATCTTTGGCCATGAGTCTCACAAACGCTATTTTCTTGGTAGAAGACCTATTAATGCTGTTATTGCAGAGGCTAAAGAGATTAAAAAATATAATACTGCTGAGATCGAGTGGGTAGATGACGATATGTTCTGTGGAGCTGATGTTGAAACATGGATGCCTGAATTTGTTTCAATCTGGGAAAAGGAGATTGATCTTCCCATGTATATTTCTACGACGTCACACTCTGCTTTGAAGATATCTGACAATGTTCTTGCCACGCTTAAGAAGATTGTCAATTGTATCGGCGTTGGAATACAGGCCATACGTCCTGAGTCTCTTAAGTTATTCAACAGAACGTGGGATAATGAGCCCAAGATGAAAGCTGCATACGAAAGGATGAGGTCGTTTGGATATGCTGTCAATCTGCAATGCATTGTTGGGCTGCCTGTTGATGAGCCAGTCGAGGATGCATTGGACACCGTAAAGGCTATGCAAAGAATAGGCTCAGGCAGTATTTGCTCGTGTTATCCATTGATGATTTATCCCGGTACTGCGATGGAGAAGTATTGCAGAGAAAAGGGTTTTAGACTGAATGATGCGTGTAATGGAGACACAAACAGCGCTATTCCTAATATTGCCTTTTCACCAAGAACAACGAAACGACTGAGGAATATTTGTAAGCTTGCAACACTGTTTGTGAAGTATAACATAAGCGAAAAATGGATGCGGGCATTGATAGATATTGATTTTGACACTAAAACATCTAAGATGCTCTCTATGACGCGATACTTTGAATGCGTCAAAGACAGATTGAAAGAAAAAGGAGAGAAAATATTTAACGAAGTAATACACGATATGAATTTAAGATATTAA
- a CDS encoding class I SAM-dependent methyltransferase, translated as MLKRLLYVKRMLTVRPKKYRNLLKTIYKKRCQSIMEIGTHNGIHSRHMIETANIFQPMNRITYYGFDLFEGLTDEDFQKELAKKPPTYDEIRQRLEKTGANINLYMGYTKDTLPKFLEESKDEQIDFIFIDGGHSIETISLDWSYVKKIMYPNTVVIFDDYYSNKEAKDSGFGCQSLINNLDRDVYDIEILEPMDHFGGDTPRDCNMVKVEVKKT; from the coding sequence ATGTTAAAACGGTTGTTGTATGTGAAGCGTATGTTGACGGTAAGACCAAAAAAGTATAGAAATTTACTAAAGACTATATATAAAAAACGTTGTCAGAGCATTATGGAAATTGGTACGCATAACGGAATTCATTCAAGACATATGATAGAGACAGCAAATATCTTCCAGCCTATGAATAGAATCACATATTATGGCTTTGATTTATTTGAAGGTCTTACTGACGAAGATTTTCAGAAAGAGCTTGCAAAGAAACCGCCAACGTACGATGAAATAAGACAAAGATTAGAAAAAACAGGAGCAAATATTAATCTTTACATGGGATACACCAAGGACACTTTGCCAAAATTTTTAGAAGAGAGTAAAGACGAACAAATTGATTTTATTTTTATTGATGGAGGACATTCTATTGAAACCATCAGTTTAGATTGGAGTTACGTAAAGAAGATAATGTACCCGAATACTGTAGTGATTTTTGACGACTATTACTCTAACAAGGAAGCCAAAGACAGTGGATTTGGTTGTCAATCACTGATAAATAATCTGGATAGGGATGTATACGATATAGAAATTCTGGAGCCCATGGACCATTTTGGAGGAGATACGCCAAGAGACTGTAACATGGTCAAAGTTGAAGTCAAAAAAACCTAG
- a CDS encoding methyltransferase domain-containing protein has translation MKSKKPRVIEIIKILKKINREIFSSLLEQYPSLVKREVIGSCQTLLDLGCGTKSPIEKFSDKLYYSVGIDIFEPSLLKSNKLKIYTEYRKMNVLEIGNVYKENSFDCVLASELIEHLTKDDGLRLIAMMEKIAKKKAIIFTPNGYLPQDKYDGNEFQIHRSGWYPSEMEDMGYRVIGIRGWKLLRGKHGRIKWWPREFWRRVSLLTQPVTEKFSKIAFQILCVKDITESEG, from the coding sequence TTGAAGTCAAAAAAACCTAGAGTTATTGAGATTATTAAAATCCTAAAGAAAATAAATAGAGAGATATTTAGTTCTCTTCTTGAACAATATCCAAGTTTGGTAAAAAGGGAAGTCATTGGAAGTTGTCAAACTTTGCTTGATCTGGGTTGCGGAACAAAGTCGCCCATAGAAAAATTTTCTGATAAATTATATTATAGCGTAGGCATAGATATATTTGAACCGAGTCTCTTAAAGAGCAATAAATTAAAGATATATACAGAATATAGAAAAATGAATGTTTTGGAAATTGGGAATGTATACAAAGAAAACTCATTTGATTGTGTTCTCGCTTCTGAACTGATTGAACACTTAACAAAAGATGATGGTTTAAGATTAATCGCTATGATGGAGAAAATTGCGAAAAAAAAAGCGATAATATTTACGCCAAACGGTTATTTGCCGCAAGATAAATACGACGGAAACGAGTTTCAAATTCACCGCTCAGGCTGGTATCCATCAGAAATGGAAGATATGGGATATAGAGTAATTGGTATAAGAGGATGGAAATTATTGAGAGGGAAGCATGGAAGGATTAAGTGGTGGCCAAGGGAATTCTGGAGAAGGGTTTCTTTATTAACGCAGCCTGTAACTGAAAAATTTTCTAAGATAGCTTTCCAGATTTTATGTGTTAAAGATATAACAGAATCAGAAGGATAA
- a CDS encoding radical SAM protein, whose protein sequence is MKIKFLFINAIDSSKKVETKYPPLGIGYLISSLRTYFGRDEIIFKVICDNVEEEMIDFKPDIVGISSVSQNYNKAITCAKIAKKYKLPVIVGGVHISMMPSSLTSNMDVGVIGEGEVTICGLLESFIKEGRFLRTNLKKIKGVIYWNDDNTIAASAERELIPFLDKLPPPARDLFDIQPRTYMFTSRGCPYHCSFCASSLFWNKVRFFSAEYVVNEIEYLINEYNVKHINFYDDIFSVDVKRIKKIISIFRERGYLGKVDFSCAIRANMVNDEVIRLLKEMGVRSISMGLESGSDKILKYLKRDSIDVRKNENAIRIIKKHGISVSGSFIIGAPEEDKEDILKTLKFISKSKLDGFDVYVLTPFPGTLVWDYAISKGLVNEKMDWGKLNVNFSDNYNSAVILSEKLTRKKIHKLFLQFRYEKRKIGMYKLFKKGVKNPLKIPWFLTKKISAALRNRL, encoded by the coding sequence ATGAAAATCAAGTTCCTGTTTATAAACGCAATTGACTCTTCTAAAAAGGTTGAAACAAAATATCCTCCCTTAGGTATTGGGTATCTAATTAGTAGCCTGAGAACATATTTTGGCAGAGATGAGATTATATTTAAGGTAATATGCGATAACGTAGAAGAAGAGATGATAGATTTTAAACCAGATATCGTTGGAATTAGTTCAGTGAGCCAAAATTACAATAAAGCAATTACTTGTGCAAAAATCGCAAAAAAATATAAACTGCCAGTGATTGTTGGAGGAGTGCATATTTCAATGATGCCTTCTTCATTGACTTCAAATATGGATGTTGGAGTTATAGGAGAAGGAGAGGTTACTATATGTGGGTTATTGGAATCTTTTATCAAGGAAGGAAGGTTCCTCAGGACGAATCTGAAAAAGATTAAGGGAGTAATATATTGGAACGATGACAATACAATTGCTGCTTCAGCTGAACGAGAGTTAATCCCTTTTCTAGATAAACTTCCTCCTCCTGCACGGGATTTATTTGATATCCAGCCCAGAACATATATGTTCACTAGCAGAGGCTGTCCGTATCACTGCTCTTTTTGTGCATCCTCACTATTTTGGAATAAGGTTAGATTTTTTTCGGCTGAATATGTTGTAAATGAAATTGAGTATTTAATTAATGAATATAACGTTAAACACATCAATTTTTATGATGATATATTCTCAGTCGATGTAAAAAGAATAAAAAAGATAATAAGTATTTTTAGAGAAAGGGGTTATCTGGGTAAAGTGGATTTCAGTTGTGCAATCAGAGCCAATATGGTAAATGACGAGGTAATCCGATTATTAAAAGAGATGGGAGTAAGATCTATTAGCATGGGATTAGAATCGGGTTCTGATAAAATTCTTAAGTATCTTAAAAGAGATAGTATAGATGTTAGGAAAAATGAGAATGCCATCAGAATAATCAAGAAACACGGGATATCAGTATCTGGCAGTTTTATAATCGGGGCTCCTGAAGAGGATAAAGAAGATATTTTGAAAACACTAAAATTTATTTCAAAAAGCAAACTAGATGGATTTGATGTCTATGTTTTAACCCCTTTTCCTGGAACTTTGGTCTGGGACTACGCAATTTCTAAAGGTTTAGTTAACGAGAAAATGGATTGGGGGAAGTTAAATGTAAATTTTAGTGATAATTATAATTCTGCTGTAATCTTGTCAGAAAAATTGACAAGAAAGAAAATACACAAGTTGTTTTTGCAATTTAGATATGAGAAAAGGAAAATAGGAATGTATAAATTATTTAAAAAAGGGGTTAAAAACCCATTGAAGATTCCATGGTTCTTAACTAAAAAAATCAGTGCTGCCCTCAGAAATAGATTATGA